One stretch of Passer domesticus isolate bPasDom1 chromosome 2, bPasDom1.hap1, whole genome shotgun sequence DNA includes these proteins:
- the ILDR1 gene encoding immunoglobulin-like domain-containing receptor 1 isoform X3, which translates to MFESKGPATSGLLDSMGEPVIGAYQAGLALGQDPSNDCNDSQRKVRIVIQKYGQKDPVLGIDYQQRKITIQNRADLVISEVMWWDHGMYYCTVEAPGDTSGDADKEVKLIVLHWLTVLLIILGGLLLLLLIGICWCQCCPQYCCCHIQCGCCPTRCCCNQKVLERHQFMKRAQALAPWLSPNMFYGAGDRNSKLSSYQLNPLLQQDVSLQNSLPLVQPQAQLSHNNGVLDYLESEIQNLNMSQLRPPSHQRQAVQPSLLSSLGSDIVPPPHADHISSIHGSSNSSRPQRAARTPRPWDSAAEDRRENRRWPLPSSGDSHSSYSQEPWDRQREDPPQRQRTGGYSGRPQHSRRDLSPPRQAERGKGSSSFYPEETKERSSHHRAGRQELGGRREYEHRAGRSNYSGQSWHSYSPPSSRRGSWSSSEEQVRVPVSNRRRRNHRSREWPEEKPPSYRSLEIIPAQDKKHKGSAGTRSDRGSSHSGRSIVI; encoded by the exons ATGTTTGAAAGCAAGGGCCCTGCAACAAGTGGGCTTTTGGATTCCATGGGGGAACCTGTGATTGGAG CATACCAGGCTGGTTTAGCCCTTGGCCAGGACCCCTCAAATGACTGCAATGACAGCCAGCGGAAGGTGCGCATTGTCATCCAGAAATATGGGCAGAAGGACCCTGTGCTGGGCATCGACTACCAGCAGCGAAAGATCACCATTCAGAACC GAGCAGACCTTGTCATCAGTGAGGTCATGTGGTGGGACCATGGCATGTACTACTGCACTGTGGAAGCACCAGGAGATACCTCAGGTGATGCGGACAAAGAAGTTAAACTGATTGTTCTCC ACTGGCTCACAGTACTCCTCATCATTCTTGGtggcctcctcctccttctgctaaTCGGGATATGCTGGTGCCAGTGCTGCCCCCAGTATTGCTGCTGCCACATCCAGTGTGGCTGCTGTCCAACACGATGCTGCTGTAATCAGAAAG tacTGGAACGGCACCAGTTCATGAAGCGGGCTCAGGCACTTGCACCTTGGTTATCACCCAACATGTTCTACGGAGCTGGTGACAGGAACTCAAAACTTTCCTCTTACCAGCTGAACCCCCTGCTGCAACAAG ATGTATCTCTGCAGAACAGTCTTCCACTGGTGCAGCCACAAGCCCAGCTTTCCCATAACAACGGTGTTTTGGACTATCTGGAGTCTGAAATCCAAAACCTGAACATGTCCCAGCTGCGGCCACCCTCCCACCAGCGGCAGGCTGTGCAGCCCAGCTTGCTGTCCTCGCTGGGCTCCGACATCGTGCCACCTCCTCATGCCGACCACATCTCCTCCATCCATGGGAGCAGCAACTCCTCAAGGCCACAAAGAGCTGCCCGCACCCCCAGGCCCTGGGACTCTGCAGCAGAAGACAGAAGGGAAAACCGGAGGTGGCCCTTGCCTTCCAGTGGGGATTCTCATTCCAGCTACAGTCAGGAGCCCTGGGACAGGCAGCGAGAGGATCCTCCTCAGAGGCAGAGAACAGGTGGCTACAGTGGCAGGCCCCAGCACTCCAGACGGGATCTGTCACCCCCACGCCAAGCTgagagagggaagggcagcagcagcttctatCCAGAGGAGACCAAGGAGCGCTCCAGCCACCACCGTGCTGGTAGGCAGGAGCTCGGGGGAAGGCGAGAATACGAGCACCGTGCTGGGAGGAGCAATTACTCTggccagagctggcacagctaCTCCCCCCCCTcttctcgcaggggctcctggagctcctcagAAGAGCAAGTCCGTGTGCCAGTGTCAAACCGCAGGCGGAGGAACCACAGGTCCCGGGAGTGGCCAGAAGAGAAACCCCCCAGTTACCGCTCCTTAGAAATCATCCCAGCTCAGGACAAGAAGCACAAAGGCAGCGCAGGTACCCGCTCG
- the ILDR1 gene encoding immunoglobulin-like domain-containing receptor 1 isoform X2, translated as MKLSSVRERWSSCSNQGCLSLLVTVQDVERYTTLFATVILKCDYSTSAQLQDVVVTWRYKSFCKDPIFDYYSASYQAGLALGQDPSNDCNDSQRKVRIVIQKYGQKDPVLGIDYQQRKITIQNRADLVISEVMWWDHGMYYCTVEAPGDTSGDADKEVKLIVLHWLTVLLIILGGLLLLLLIGICWCQCCPQYCCCHIQCGCCPTRCCCNQKVLERHQFMKRAQALAPWLSPNMFYGAGDRNSKLSSYQLNPLLQQDVSLQNSLPLVQPQAQLSHNNGVLDYLESEIQNLNMSQLRPPSHQRQAVQPSLLSSLGSDIVPPPHADHISSIHGSSNSSRPQRAARTPRPWDSAAEDRRENRRWPLPSSGDSHSSYSQEPWDRQREDPPQRQRTGGYSGRPQHSRRDLSPPRQAERGKGSSSFYPEETKERSSHHRAGRQELGGRREYEHRAGRSNYSGQSWHSYSPPSSRRGSWSSSEEQVRVPVSNRRRRNHRSREWPEEKPPSYRSLEIIPAQDKKHKGSAGTRSDRGSSHSGRSIVI; from the exons ATGAAGCTTTCTTCCGTCAGGGAAAGATGGAGCTCCTGTTCTAACCAGG GTTGCCTCTCGCTCCTGGTGACAGTGCAAGATGTCGAGCGTTACACCACCTTATTTGCCACTGTCATCCTCAAGTGTGACTACAGCACCTCGGCACAGCTGCAAGACGTGGTGGTGACCTGGCGCTACAAATCCTTCTGCAAGGACCCCATCTTTGACTACTACTCAGCTT CATACCAGGCTGGTTTAGCCCTTGGCCAGGACCCCTCAAATGACTGCAATGACAGCCAGCGGAAGGTGCGCATTGTCATCCAGAAATATGGGCAGAAGGACCCTGTGCTGGGCATCGACTACCAGCAGCGAAAGATCACCATTCAGAACC GAGCAGACCTTGTCATCAGTGAGGTCATGTGGTGGGACCATGGCATGTACTACTGCACTGTGGAAGCACCAGGAGATACCTCAGGTGATGCGGACAAAGAAGTTAAACTGATTGTTCTCC ACTGGCTCACAGTACTCCTCATCATTCTTGGtggcctcctcctccttctgctaaTCGGGATATGCTGGTGCCAGTGCTGCCCCCAGTATTGCTGCTGCCACATCCAGTGTGGCTGCTGTCCAACACGATGCTGCTGTAATCAGAAAG tacTGGAACGGCACCAGTTCATGAAGCGGGCTCAGGCACTTGCACCTTGGTTATCACCCAACATGTTCTACGGAGCTGGTGACAGGAACTCAAAACTTTCCTCTTACCAGCTGAACCCCCTGCTGCAACAAG ATGTATCTCTGCAGAACAGTCTTCCACTGGTGCAGCCACAAGCCCAGCTTTCCCATAACAACGGTGTTTTGGACTATCTGGAGTCTGAAATCCAAAACCTGAACATGTCCCAGCTGCGGCCACCCTCCCACCAGCGGCAGGCTGTGCAGCCCAGCTTGCTGTCCTCGCTGGGCTCCGACATCGTGCCACCTCCTCATGCCGACCACATCTCCTCCATCCATGGGAGCAGCAACTCCTCAAGGCCACAAAGAGCTGCCCGCACCCCCAGGCCCTGGGACTCTGCAGCAGAAGACAGAAGGGAAAACCGGAGGTGGCCCTTGCCTTCCAGTGGGGATTCTCATTCCAGCTACAGTCAGGAGCCCTGGGACAGGCAGCGAGAGGATCCTCCTCAGAGGCAGAGAACAGGTGGCTACAGTGGCAGGCCCCAGCACTCCAGACGGGATCTGTCACCCCCACGCCAAGCTgagagagggaagggcagcagcagcttctatCCAGAGGAGACCAAGGAGCGCTCCAGCCACCACCGTGCTGGTAGGCAGGAGCTCGGGGGAAGGCGAGAATACGAGCACCGTGCTGGGAGGAGCAATTACTCTggccagagctggcacagctaCTCCCCCCCCTcttctcgcaggggctcctggagctcctcagAAGAGCAAGTCCGTGTGCCAGTGTCAAACCGCAGGCGGAGGAACCACAGGTCCCGGGAGTGGCCAGAAGAGAAACCCCCCAGTTACCGCTCCTTAGAAATCATCCCAGCTCAGGACAAGAAGCACAAAGGCAGCGCAGGTACCCGCTCG
- the ILDR1 gene encoding immunoglobulin-like domain-containing receptor 1 isoform X1, whose translation MAQRGRWRWALLLAWLPAGCLSLLVTVQDVERYTTLFATVILKCDYSTSAQLQDVVVTWRYKSFCKDPIFDYYSASYQAGLALGQDPSNDCNDSQRKVRIVIQKYGQKDPVLGIDYQQRKITIQNRADLVISEVMWWDHGMYYCTVEAPGDTSGDADKEVKLIVLHWLTVLLIILGGLLLLLLIGICWCQCCPQYCCCHIQCGCCPTRCCCNQKVLERHQFMKRAQALAPWLSPNMFYGAGDRNSKLSSYQLNPLLQQDVSLQNSLPLVQPQAQLSHNNGVLDYLESEIQNLNMSQLRPPSHQRQAVQPSLLSSLGSDIVPPPHADHISSIHGSSNSSRPQRAARTPRPWDSAAEDRRENRRWPLPSSGDSHSSYSQEPWDRQREDPPQRQRTGGYSGRPQHSRRDLSPPRQAERGKGSSSFYPEETKERSSHHRAGRQELGGRREYEHRAGRSNYSGQSWHSYSPPSSRRGSWSSSEEQVRVPVSNRRRRNHRSREWPEEKPPSYRSLEIIPAQDKKHKGSAGTRSDRGSSHSGRSIVI comes from the exons ATGGCTCAGCGCGGGCGCTGGCGGTGGGCgctgctgctggcctggctgccgGCCG GTTGCCTCTCGCTCCTGGTGACAGTGCAAGATGTCGAGCGTTACACCACCTTATTTGCCACTGTCATCCTCAAGTGTGACTACAGCACCTCGGCACAGCTGCAAGACGTGGTGGTGACCTGGCGCTACAAATCCTTCTGCAAGGACCCCATCTTTGACTACTACTCAGCTT CATACCAGGCTGGTTTAGCCCTTGGCCAGGACCCCTCAAATGACTGCAATGACAGCCAGCGGAAGGTGCGCATTGTCATCCAGAAATATGGGCAGAAGGACCCTGTGCTGGGCATCGACTACCAGCAGCGAAAGATCACCATTCAGAACC GAGCAGACCTTGTCATCAGTGAGGTCATGTGGTGGGACCATGGCATGTACTACTGCACTGTGGAAGCACCAGGAGATACCTCAGGTGATGCGGACAAAGAAGTTAAACTGATTGTTCTCC ACTGGCTCACAGTACTCCTCATCATTCTTGGtggcctcctcctccttctgctaaTCGGGATATGCTGGTGCCAGTGCTGCCCCCAGTATTGCTGCTGCCACATCCAGTGTGGCTGCTGTCCAACACGATGCTGCTGTAATCAGAAAG tacTGGAACGGCACCAGTTCATGAAGCGGGCTCAGGCACTTGCACCTTGGTTATCACCCAACATGTTCTACGGAGCTGGTGACAGGAACTCAAAACTTTCCTCTTACCAGCTGAACCCCCTGCTGCAACAAG ATGTATCTCTGCAGAACAGTCTTCCACTGGTGCAGCCACAAGCCCAGCTTTCCCATAACAACGGTGTTTTGGACTATCTGGAGTCTGAAATCCAAAACCTGAACATGTCCCAGCTGCGGCCACCCTCCCACCAGCGGCAGGCTGTGCAGCCCAGCTTGCTGTCCTCGCTGGGCTCCGACATCGTGCCACCTCCTCATGCCGACCACATCTCCTCCATCCATGGGAGCAGCAACTCCTCAAGGCCACAAAGAGCTGCCCGCACCCCCAGGCCCTGGGACTCTGCAGCAGAAGACAGAAGGGAAAACCGGAGGTGGCCCTTGCCTTCCAGTGGGGATTCTCATTCCAGCTACAGTCAGGAGCCCTGGGACAGGCAGCGAGAGGATCCTCCTCAGAGGCAGAGAACAGGTGGCTACAGTGGCAGGCCCCAGCACTCCAGACGGGATCTGTCACCCCCACGCCAAGCTgagagagggaagggcagcagcagcttctatCCAGAGGAGACCAAGGAGCGCTCCAGCCACCACCGTGCTGGTAGGCAGGAGCTCGGGGGAAGGCGAGAATACGAGCACCGTGCTGGGAGGAGCAATTACTCTggccagagctggcacagctaCTCCCCCCCCTcttctcgcaggggctcctggagctcctcagAAGAGCAAGTCCGTGTGCCAGTGTCAAACCGCAGGCGGAGGAACCACAGGTCCCGGGAGTGGCCAGAAGAGAAACCCCCCAGTTACCGCTCCTTAGAAATCATCCCAGCTCAGGACAAGAAGCACAAAGGCAGCGCAGGTACCCGCTCG